A single genomic interval of Rhododendron vialii isolate Sample 1 chromosome 3a, ASM3025357v1 harbors:
- the LOC131319289 gene encoding inosine-5'-monophosphate dehydrogenase-like isoform X1 yields MFGYIHSYVCMDINTIVRSVILPGCVEQIFLGMVSAMDGAPIDDGFPAERLFNQGYSYTYDDVIFLPHYIDFPTDSVQLSTKLTRNLNLTIPCVASPMDTVTESSMAVAMAALGGIGIVHSNNSPSDQAAIIRSAKSHRIPFVSDLIFKSPSDSIDSVGEFGSSPTCILVTESGTGKSKLLGVVTKSDWEALNDKQARVSDYMVKSTISAPSDYDLEQVAVFLAAKNLEFVPLVKERDGQVVDVVSAADVDKIWGFPKLGMPSMGSDGKFMVGAAIGTRESDKERLEQLVKAGANVVVLDSSQGNSSYQIDMIKYVKKMYPELDVIGGNVVTMNQAHNLIQAGVDGLRVGMGSGSICTTQEVCAVGRGQATAVYKVSSIAERSGVPVIADGGISNSGHIVKALVLGASTVMMGSFLAGSNEAPGAYEYQGGHRIKKYRGMGSLEAMLKGSDARYLGDTAKLKIAQGVVGAVADKGSVLKFLPYNMQAVKQGFQDLGASSLQSAHELLRSSVLRLEVRSGAAQVEGGVHGLVSYEKKSF; encoded by the exons ATGTTTGGGTATATTCATTCATATGTATGTATGGATATAAATACCATTGTTCGTTCTGTGATTCTGCCTGGGTGTGTTGAACAGATTTTTTTGGGGATG GTCTCTGCGATGGACGGAGCTCCAATTGACGATGGATTCCCGGCGGAGAGGCTATTCAACCAGGGATACTCGTACACGTACGATGATGTTATCTTCCTCCCTCACTACATCGACTTCCCTACAGATTCGGTCCAGCTCTCCACCAAACTCACCCGCAACCTCAACCTCACAATCCCCTGCGTCGCCTCCCCCATGGACACCGTCACTGAGTCCTCTATGGCCGTTGCCATGGCTGCCCTCGGTGGCATTGGCATCGTTCATTCTAACAACTCCCCATCCGATCAAGCCGCCATCATCCGCTCTGCCAAGTCTCATCGTATCCCCTTTGTCTCCGATTTAATATTCAAATCTCCTTCCGACTCTATTGATTCCGTTGGGGAATTCGGTTCTTCACCCACGTGCATTCTGGTTACTGAGTCAGGCACCGGGAAATCGAAGCTGCTAGGTGTGGTCACGAAATCTGATTGGGAAGCGTTGAATGACAAACAAGCTAGGGTTTCTGACTACATGGTCAAATCAACCATCTCAGCTCCATCCGACTATGATTTAGAGCAAGTTGCTGTGTTTTTAGCAGCAAAAAATCTGGAATTTGTACCTTTGGTGAAGGAGAGAGACGGACAAGTGGTGGACGTCGTGAGTGCAGCTGACGTAGACAAAATTTGGGGGTTTCCAAAGTTGGGGATGCCGTCGATGGGGTCAGATGGCAAGTTCATGGTGGGAGCTGCAATTGGAACGAGGGAATCAGACAAGGAGAGGTTGGAGCAATTGGTGAAGGCCGGGGCCAATGTCGTCGTATTGGATAGTTCTCAGGGAAATTCAAGCTATCAAATTGACATGATTAAGTACGTCAAGAAGATGTATCCAGAGTTGGATGTGATCGGGGGGAACGTTGTGACAATGAATCAAGCACACAACTTGATTCAGGCTGGAGTTGATGGGTTGAGAGTTGGTATGGGGTCCGGCTCCATTTGCACCACACAGGAGGTCTGTGCTGTCGGCCGAGGACAG GCAACTGCAGTGTATAAGGTTTCATCTATCGCTGAAAGAAGTGGTGTGCCTGTCATTGCTGATGGTGGCATTTCAAACTCCGGACATATTGTTAAGGCTTTGGTCCTCGGTGCTTCAACTGTGATGATGGGAAGCTTCTTAGCTGGAAGTAATGAAGCTCCTGGTGCTTATGAGTATCAG GGTGGCCACCGCATCAAAAAATATCGAGGCATGGGTTCTCTGGAAGCAATGCTGAAAGGGAGCGATGCCCGATACTTGGGTGATACAGCTAAGTTAAAGATTGCTCAAGGAGTTGTTGGAGCTGTTGCAGACAAAGGCTCTGTCTTGAAGTTTCTGCCATACAACATGCAAGCAGTTAAGCAGGGTTTCCAAGATCTCGGTGCTTCTTCCTTGCAATCTGCTCATGAACTATTACGATCATCAGTACTTAGGCTCGAG GTTCGTAGTGGTGCAGCACAAGTTGAAGGTGGAGTTCATGGGCTGGTTTCTTATGAAAAGAAATCATTTTGA
- the LOC131319289 gene encoding inosine-5'-monophosphate dehydrogenase-like isoform X2 codes for MYGYKYHCSFCDSAWVSAMDGAPIDDGFPAERLFNQGYSYTYDDVIFLPHYIDFPTDSVQLSTKLTRNLNLTIPCVASPMDTVTESSMAVAMAALGGIGIVHSNNSPSDQAAIIRSAKSHRIPFVSDLIFKSPSDSIDSVGEFGSSPTCILVTESGTGKSKLLGVVTKSDWEALNDKQARVSDYMVKSTISAPSDYDLEQVAVFLAAKNLEFVPLVKERDGQVVDVVSAADVDKIWGFPKLGMPSMGSDGKFMVGAAIGTRESDKERLEQLVKAGANVVVLDSSQGNSSYQIDMIKYVKKMYPELDVIGGNVVTMNQAHNLIQAGVDGLRVGMGSGSICTTQEVCAVGRGQATAVYKVSSIAERSGVPVIADGGISNSGHIVKALVLGASTVMMGSFLAGSNEAPGAYEYQGGHRIKKYRGMGSLEAMLKGSDARYLGDTAKLKIAQGVVGAVADKGSVLKFLPYNMQAVKQGFQDLGASSLQSAHELLRSSVLRLEVRSGAAQVEGGVHGLVSYEKKSF; via the exons ATGTATGGATATAAATACCATTGTTCGTTCTGTGATTCTGCCTGG GTCTCTGCGATGGACGGAGCTCCAATTGACGATGGATTCCCGGCGGAGAGGCTATTCAACCAGGGATACTCGTACACGTACGATGATGTTATCTTCCTCCCTCACTACATCGACTTCCCTACAGATTCGGTCCAGCTCTCCACCAAACTCACCCGCAACCTCAACCTCACAATCCCCTGCGTCGCCTCCCCCATGGACACCGTCACTGAGTCCTCTATGGCCGTTGCCATGGCTGCCCTCGGTGGCATTGGCATCGTTCATTCTAACAACTCCCCATCCGATCAAGCCGCCATCATCCGCTCTGCCAAGTCTCATCGTATCCCCTTTGTCTCCGATTTAATATTCAAATCTCCTTCCGACTCTATTGATTCCGTTGGGGAATTCGGTTCTTCACCCACGTGCATTCTGGTTACTGAGTCAGGCACCGGGAAATCGAAGCTGCTAGGTGTGGTCACGAAATCTGATTGGGAAGCGTTGAATGACAAACAAGCTAGGGTTTCTGACTACATGGTCAAATCAACCATCTCAGCTCCATCCGACTATGATTTAGAGCAAGTTGCTGTGTTTTTAGCAGCAAAAAATCTGGAATTTGTACCTTTGGTGAAGGAGAGAGACGGACAAGTGGTGGACGTCGTGAGTGCAGCTGACGTAGACAAAATTTGGGGGTTTCCAAAGTTGGGGATGCCGTCGATGGGGTCAGATGGCAAGTTCATGGTGGGAGCTGCAATTGGAACGAGGGAATCAGACAAGGAGAGGTTGGAGCAATTGGTGAAGGCCGGGGCCAATGTCGTCGTATTGGATAGTTCTCAGGGAAATTCAAGCTATCAAATTGACATGATTAAGTACGTCAAGAAGATGTATCCAGAGTTGGATGTGATCGGGGGGAACGTTGTGACAATGAATCAAGCACACAACTTGATTCAGGCTGGAGTTGATGGGTTGAGAGTTGGTATGGGGTCCGGCTCCATTTGCACCACACAGGAGGTCTGTGCTGTCGGCCGAGGACAG GCAACTGCAGTGTATAAGGTTTCATCTATCGCTGAAAGAAGTGGTGTGCCTGTCATTGCTGATGGTGGCATTTCAAACTCCGGACATATTGTTAAGGCTTTGGTCCTCGGTGCTTCAACTGTGATGATGGGAAGCTTCTTAGCTGGAAGTAATGAAGCTCCTGGTGCTTATGAGTATCAG GGTGGCCACCGCATCAAAAAATATCGAGGCATGGGTTCTCTGGAAGCAATGCTGAAAGGGAGCGATGCCCGATACTTGGGTGATACAGCTAAGTTAAAGATTGCTCAAGGAGTTGTTGGAGCTGTTGCAGACAAAGGCTCTGTCTTGAAGTTTCTGCCATACAACATGCAAGCAGTTAAGCAGGGTTTCCAAGATCTCGGTGCTTCTTCCTTGCAATCTGCTCATGAACTATTACGATCATCAGTACTTAGGCTCGAG GTTCGTAGTGGTGCAGCACAAGTTGAAGGTGGAGTTCATGGGCTGGTTTCTTATGAAAAGAAATCATTTTGA
- the LOC131319289 gene encoding inosine-5'-monophosphate dehydrogenase 2-like isoform X4 — MDGAPIDDGFPAERLFNQGYSYTYDDVIFLPHYIDFPTDSVQLSTKLTRNLNLTIPCVASPMDTVTESSMAVAMAALGGIGIVHSNNSPSDQAAIIRSAKSHRIPFVSDLIFKSPSDSIDSVGEFGSSPTCILVTESGTGKSKLLGVVTKSDWEALNDKQARVSDYMVKSTISAPSDYDLEQVAVFLAAKNLEFVPLVKERDGQVVDVVSAADVDKIWGFPKLGMPSMGSDGKFMVGAAIGTRESDKERLEQLVKAGANVVVLDSSQGNSSYQIDMIKYVKKMYPELDVIGGNVVTMNQAHNLIQAGVDGLRVGMGSGSICTTQEVCAVGRGQATAVYKVSSIAERSGVPVIADGGISNSGHIVKALVLGASTVMMGSFLAGSNEAPGAYEYQGGHRIKKYRGMGSLEAMLKGSDARYLGDTAKLKIAQGVVGAVADKGSVLKFLPYNMQAVKQGFQDLGASSLQSAHELLRSSVLRLEVRSGAAQVEGGVHGLVSYEKKSF, encoded by the exons ATGGACGGAGCTCCAATTGACGATGGATTCCCGGCGGAGAGGCTATTCAACCAGGGATACTCGTACACGTACGATGATGTTATCTTCCTCCCTCACTACATCGACTTCCCTACAGATTCGGTCCAGCTCTCCACCAAACTCACCCGCAACCTCAACCTCACAATCCCCTGCGTCGCCTCCCCCATGGACACCGTCACTGAGTCCTCTATGGCCGTTGCCATGGCTGCCCTCGGTGGCATTGGCATCGTTCATTCTAACAACTCCCCATCCGATCAAGCCGCCATCATCCGCTCTGCCAAGTCTCATCGTATCCCCTTTGTCTCCGATTTAATATTCAAATCTCCTTCCGACTCTATTGATTCCGTTGGGGAATTCGGTTCTTCACCCACGTGCATTCTGGTTACTGAGTCAGGCACCGGGAAATCGAAGCTGCTAGGTGTGGTCACGAAATCTGATTGGGAAGCGTTGAATGACAAACAAGCTAGGGTTTCTGACTACATGGTCAAATCAACCATCTCAGCTCCATCCGACTATGATTTAGAGCAAGTTGCTGTGTTTTTAGCAGCAAAAAATCTGGAATTTGTACCTTTGGTGAAGGAGAGAGACGGACAAGTGGTGGACGTCGTGAGTGCAGCTGACGTAGACAAAATTTGGGGGTTTCCAAAGTTGGGGATGCCGTCGATGGGGTCAGATGGCAAGTTCATGGTGGGAGCTGCAATTGGAACGAGGGAATCAGACAAGGAGAGGTTGGAGCAATTGGTGAAGGCCGGGGCCAATGTCGTCGTATTGGATAGTTCTCAGGGAAATTCAAGCTATCAAATTGACATGATTAAGTACGTCAAGAAGATGTATCCAGAGTTGGATGTGATCGGGGGGAACGTTGTGACAATGAATCAAGCACACAACTTGATTCAGGCTGGAGTTGATGGGTTGAGAGTTGGTATGGGGTCCGGCTCCATTTGCACCACACAGGAGGTCTGTGCTGTCGGCCGAGGACAG GCAACTGCAGTGTATAAGGTTTCATCTATCGCTGAAAGAAGTGGTGTGCCTGTCATTGCTGATGGTGGCATTTCAAACTCCGGACATATTGTTAAGGCTTTGGTCCTCGGTGCTTCAACTGTGATGATGGGAAGCTTCTTAGCTGGAAGTAATGAAGCTCCTGGTGCTTATGAGTATCAG GGTGGCCACCGCATCAAAAAATATCGAGGCATGGGTTCTCTGGAAGCAATGCTGAAAGGGAGCGATGCCCGATACTTGGGTGATACAGCTAAGTTAAAGATTGCTCAAGGAGTTGTTGGAGCTGTTGCAGACAAAGGCTCTGTCTTGAAGTTTCTGCCATACAACATGCAAGCAGTTAAGCAGGGTTTCCAAGATCTCGGTGCTTCTTCCTTGCAATCTGCTCATGAACTATTACGATCATCAGTACTTAGGCTCGAG GTTCGTAGTGGTGCAGCACAAGTTGAAGGTGGAGTTCATGGGCTGGTTTCTTATGAAAAGAAATCATTTTGA
- the LOC131319289 gene encoding inosine-5'-monophosphate dehydrogenase-like isoform X3 has translation MGMFGYIHSYVSAMDGAPIDDGFPAERLFNQGYSYTYDDVIFLPHYIDFPTDSVQLSTKLTRNLNLTIPCVASPMDTVTESSMAVAMAALGGIGIVHSNNSPSDQAAIIRSAKSHRIPFVSDLIFKSPSDSIDSVGEFGSSPTCILVTESGTGKSKLLGVVTKSDWEALNDKQARVSDYMVKSTISAPSDYDLEQVAVFLAAKNLEFVPLVKERDGQVVDVVSAADVDKIWGFPKLGMPSMGSDGKFMVGAAIGTRESDKERLEQLVKAGANVVVLDSSQGNSSYQIDMIKYVKKMYPELDVIGGNVVTMNQAHNLIQAGVDGLRVGMGSGSICTTQEVCAVGRGQATAVYKVSSIAERSGVPVIADGGISNSGHIVKALVLGASTVMMGSFLAGSNEAPGAYEYQGGHRIKKYRGMGSLEAMLKGSDARYLGDTAKLKIAQGVVGAVADKGSVLKFLPYNMQAVKQGFQDLGASSLQSAHELLRSSVLRLEVRSGAAQVEGGVHGLVSYEKKSF, from the exons ATGGGTATGTTTGGGTATATTCATTCATAT GTCTCTGCGATGGACGGAGCTCCAATTGACGATGGATTCCCGGCGGAGAGGCTATTCAACCAGGGATACTCGTACACGTACGATGATGTTATCTTCCTCCCTCACTACATCGACTTCCCTACAGATTCGGTCCAGCTCTCCACCAAACTCACCCGCAACCTCAACCTCACAATCCCCTGCGTCGCCTCCCCCATGGACACCGTCACTGAGTCCTCTATGGCCGTTGCCATGGCTGCCCTCGGTGGCATTGGCATCGTTCATTCTAACAACTCCCCATCCGATCAAGCCGCCATCATCCGCTCTGCCAAGTCTCATCGTATCCCCTTTGTCTCCGATTTAATATTCAAATCTCCTTCCGACTCTATTGATTCCGTTGGGGAATTCGGTTCTTCACCCACGTGCATTCTGGTTACTGAGTCAGGCACCGGGAAATCGAAGCTGCTAGGTGTGGTCACGAAATCTGATTGGGAAGCGTTGAATGACAAACAAGCTAGGGTTTCTGACTACATGGTCAAATCAACCATCTCAGCTCCATCCGACTATGATTTAGAGCAAGTTGCTGTGTTTTTAGCAGCAAAAAATCTGGAATTTGTACCTTTGGTGAAGGAGAGAGACGGACAAGTGGTGGACGTCGTGAGTGCAGCTGACGTAGACAAAATTTGGGGGTTTCCAAAGTTGGGGATGCCGTCGATGGGGTCAGATGGCAAGTTCATGGTGGGAGCTGCAATTGGAACGAGGGAATCAGACAAGGAGAGGTTGGAGCAATTGGTGAAGGCCGGGGCCAATGTCGTCGTATTGGATAGTTCTCAGGGAAATTCAAGCTATCAAATTGACATGATTAAGTACGTCAAGAAGATGTATCCAGAGTTGGATGTGATCGGGGGGAACGTTGTGACAATGAATCAAGCACACAACTTGATTCAGGCTGGAGTTGATGGGTTGAGAGTTGGTATGGGGTCCGGCTCCATTTGCACCACACAGGAGGTCTGTGCTGTCGGCCGAGGACAG GCAACTGCAGTGTATAAGGTTTCATCTATCGCTGAAAGAAGTGGTGTGCCTGTCATTGCTGATGGTGGCATTTCAAACTCCGGACATATTGTTAAGGCTTTGGTCCTCGGTGCTTCAACTGTGATGATGGGAAGCTTCTTAGCTGGAAGTAATGAAGCTCCTGGTGCTTATGAGTATCAG GGTGGCCACCGCATCAAAAAATATCGAGGCATGGGTTCTCTGGAAGCAATGCTGAAAGGGAGCGATGCCCGATACTTGGGTGATACAGCTAAGTTAAAGATTGCTCAAGGAGTTGTTGGAGCTGTTGCAGACAAAGGCTCTGTCTTGAAGTTTCTGCCATACAACATGCAAGCAGTTAAGCAGGGTTTCCAAGATCTCGGTGCTTCTTCCTTGCAATCTGCTCATGAACTATTACGATCATCAGTACTTAGGCTCGAG GTTCGTAGTGGTGCAGCACAAGTTGAAGGTGGAGTTCATGGGCTGGTTTCTTATGAAAAGAAATCATTTTGA